In one Watersipora subatra chromosome 6, tzWatSuba1.1, whole genome shotgun sequence genomic region, the following are encoded:
- the LOC137398618 gene encoding uncharacterized protein, with amino-acid sequence MSWKNTGSGLSEITEREFPGAQRRSTSYASTQTEATSSGLSRPVQRVVPMARMGVSFWMMRRVTGRGERLLRHLEEQARPPAPRAFPVGEESSEEEEEVGSTNPTECGPQCLAWVWRGYRRCVRGARFCTDWQFYPPGPLVRVCQRGVISPSIIFSSSFLYCAPQYLA; translated from the exons ACTCAGTGAGATAACCGAGAGAGAATTCCCGGGTGCCCAAAGGCGTTCCACCTCGTATGCCAGCACACAGACCGAGGCCACCTCATCGGGGCTGTCTAGGCCGGTGCAGCGGGTTGTGCCGATGGCTAGGATGGGGGTGTCATTCTGGATGATGAGGCGTGTCACGGGGCGAGGAGAAAGGCTCCTCCGCCACTTGGAGGAACAAGCTAG GCCACCAGCTCCGAGGGCATTTCCGGTAGGGGAGGAAAGCTcggaggaggaggaggaggtGGGGTCGACAAACCCGACAGAGTGTGGGCCGCAGTGTCTGGCCTGGGTCTGGAGAGGCTATAGGCGGTGCGTCCGCGGGGCTCGGTTTTGTACCGACTGGCAATTTTACCCACCAGGACCTCTGGTGCGAGTGTGCCAACGGGGTGTAATCAGTCCCTCTATTATTTTTAGCTCTTCCTTCCTCTACTGTGCACCTCAATACCTTGCGTAA